Within the Tursiops truncatus isolate mTurTru1 chromosome 19, mTurTru1.mat.Y, whole genome shotgun sequence genome, the region TCCTTggcccccctctctcccctctaaaTGCCCTCCCCAGTGAAAGTGTCCTCTCTCAGCGCCAGCTAGCCCAGGGATACATCTGTGTTTCCCAAACATCAGCCATCAGACCAGCTACATGTGAATCCCCTCAGGGGACTTATTAAGAGCAGATTCCTCATCCCATTGCACACTATAGGATCAGACTCTCCAGGAGAAGCCAGGAATATGTATTCTAGCAAGCTCCCTGGGAGATTCTGATGTAGCCAGGCCAGGAAACCTCTGATACAGATTGCTTCCAAATCTTTATCTCCAGCCCGTATCTCTCTCCTAAACTATAATCTTATGTTTCTAACTGCATACTAGatacttctgtctctctctgatgATATTTCTGTGAAGAACATGAGGAATTATGGTGTTCTGGCATAACTAAGTGGATTTAGAACTGGTTGAGTAACCATACCCAAAAAATTCTTGATCAAGGTCAGTCTGGAGGAAAGTCTTTAGTAGCATGCCACAGGGCTCTGTCCTCAGCTCTATCCTGTTCAacatttgtatgttgattttgatGACTACAAAGTTAACAGGCTTAGCAAATTTTCCTATGATGTGAATCTGAGGAGATATTTGGTGGCAGACATGGGATCCAAACAATGGAATGATGGGCTAAATCAAATAAGATGACATTTAACAGGGATAAGCACAATCttaatccagttttttttttaattgacttcaCAAGAACTGGTTGGACTGAACCATTGACcaatcttacacacacacatccacagaCAGTCAGTCATTATGTACTTCCTGATGTAATACAATAAGAAATACATAGCACACCTATCGAATGTTCCTGAATACAACCGGGCCTCCAGATTTAACTACCAAGAAATACAGTATGTAGAGGAACATGTTAAACACCACCACTGGAATACAATcagaatctgtaaaatggaacattCTCTGAGATAATGGAtccagtttcttcaataagtaaataatgagaaaaaaaggaagacaaaactaTCAccgattttttttaaaaaatagagacatGTTTACTAAATGCAAACTGTGGACTTTATTTGGATCCTGACTTGAACAAACCAGCTGGAAAAAGGTATTTATTGACCACTGGCTGGATATTTGAGGTGAGAAGGAATCACTGTTATTTGTTGTAAGTGATAAGGGtactatggcttttttttttaaagaattcttgcCACCTAGAGATACATATGGAAATAGAGATGATATGATGTCTGGAGTTTGCTGTAAGATAATAAAGTGTAGCTGGGGCGTAGGGGGGGACAGAATGTAACAGAATTGACCATGCATTGAAAATTATTGGAGGTGAGTGGTGGTTAAATGAGTTATTCTCTCTAGTTTTCTGAACGACAGAGATTTTCcgtaagaaaaaagtaaacaaaaccaaaaaacaaacaaacaaaaaaccccacaggtTGGATGCAACAGGGTTTAATAGTCATTAACTGAGGAAGACATGGTGGGTTGCCTGACTGTAAGGACAATATGGGGCCTCAGGGTGGTGAGCCAAAGCTGGAGGGATTCTGGGCTGTGGGAAGAGAATGGCAAGTTCCAGAACTAGAAAGGTGAAAGAGCCCCTGTGCcaaacccaggccacggcagtgaaagcccagagtcctaaccactaggctaccAGAGAACTCCAAGAGCCCTCATTTCTGATGACTAAAGAAGACACACCAAGGACAGGAGCTGCTGGCCTGAGGGCAAGGAGGCCTGTGTGGGAGGAAGACATTTTGAAACCTTTGCAGACTTACTCTGCAGAGCTGCAGAGAGTCAAATCAGGACCAGTgggagaaaattaaaggaaaccaATCTGTCTCAGCGGTAGAAACAGCCTTGACTGTTAAAGCTGCCAAGAATGGTAACAGCTGGCTTCTCATTTCAAAAAGGTTCAGGGTAATGGCTTGCTGCCCCCTTGTGGGGTTGCAACAGATTCCTTCCTGTATGGGTTGGGCCTTTCCGACCCCAAAGCTTCATGACCTGCATTGGACTAAACTCACATTACCTAAAACAGATGTCTGCCTCCCCCAGGTTAAGGTGGTCCTGCAGGCGGCTTCCTCAGCACTCCTGTTCTGTGACCCCATCAAGCCCTCTGGATCTCCTGCTCTCCCCTTCCTGGCTGATCACACAGTTCTTTGTGCTCCTCTCCCTTCCGACCACCCAGGTCTAATCCACAGTGGTTCACTCCAGCTTCCCAACTGGCTCTCCCAGCCTCTCAACTCACCCCCTCCAGTTTGATCTGCCCTCTGCTACCAGAGAAGACATTCTTAAACAGCTCTTGTAACAGGCCAAcctttctcaaaaaaaaaccaaaaaactaaaggTTATAACCAACAAGATGAAGCCCACACTCCTCAACTGGGCATCCATAGCTCTCCACAAGCTGGTGCCAGCTGCCTCTTGAGCCTTCCATTGTGGCCTCCCCAGACAATGCTCCCCCTCAGAACTCTGCCCTGCCTGTTCTCACCCTGTAGCGAGGTTTGTAAAGGCCTCCACAGAGCAGGTGGTGCATCACAGCATCCTCACGGTCCCGGCCGCTGCGTACTGTGTCAATCACCTGCAGATCCAGACATGCTCCACTGCCACTCTCCCtcctgcaggagggaggagacacgTGTGCTAGGGACGGGCCAGGAGGCACAGGCCAGGGGAAGGGCAGAAGCAAAGGTGCTCACAAATCTTGCCCAGAAGGGATTCAGAGAGAGGGCGCAATAGAGAGGAGcttgaggaaggggaagggggctcAAGGACTTACAGCAGGTTGGTGACAGAGGTCTCTGCCACAGAATTGCGGCTGGGCATAGAGGGCAGAGTGAGCCCGGTGGAGGACAAGACGTGGCCTCCCTGCAGGGGCCAAGTCAGAGGTCAAAATGGCAATCAGATGAAAGGTGGCCCAGACAATCAGAGGgtaataaaaagaataacaatggTTAACACACTTTGCTCTTTTGAAGTTCCAGggactgtgctaggcactttttATACTGAATCTACAAAACTCTGACAGAGGTACTTTTACTTGTGCTTTCTTAACAGttgaaactgaggctccgagaggacaagtgacttacccaaggtcacaagcGTGAGATGATAAGAACTGAACCACATCtcctgactccagagtccagCTGTTTCCCACCTTCCTGTACTGCCTGCTAGACTCTACATGTCAGCATCAGGCCAGGCCCGTTCCTGCAGCTGCCACTTCACAAGACTATGGAGTCTGCTGGGAATTCCCAGCTCCCTGCTCAGGGCCTGCCTGCTTGTCACCGCTTCCTGCCTTGCCCTGCTGGCCACCTGCCCACCCACCATTGTCTGCCGGCCCACCTGGTCCACGAAGCTGATGGCATCCCGGATGTTGAGTCTGTAGTACACATCCCAAATCTGGTCCCGGATGCGGTAGGCTGACCGCCGCATCAACAGCTGACTCAGGTACTTCTTATCAAACTGCTCCCACCTACAGAGGATGCCAGGCCCGGTCCTGAGTGCCATCCCCAAGGCCTGGGCGGCTGGCCCTTCCTCAGACAGGGCAGGGGCACCGCCAGCGCTGGGCCTATGTCTCTTGGTGTGGGCATCAGTCAGGGAGAATCTTGAAGCTGGTCCCTGCCCTTATGGAACTGACAGTGTTGTAGGAAAGCCTGACATTAATGAAGTTATTACATATAACTGTAAAATTACAACCATGGTAAGAACTATAAAGGATAATTATAGAGTATGATAGGGATTTGTCCTAGTCAGGGAGGCCAGGGAAACCTCCCTAAGGACTTGATGCCTGTGGTAAGATCTGAAGGATGAATAGAGGTTAAGTAGGTGAGAGGGAGGCAAAGGAATGTTCTAGTAGAAAGAACAACATGTGCACAGGTCCCAGTGGCCAGGGCCGGGGGAGCATGGTGGGTTCTGAGTTTCTAAAACAGGGTTCATTTCATTGGCAGACAGATAGTCAAAGACACAGCTGAGCACAATGCGGCTGGTGTCTGGAGGTGCCAGACCATGCAGGGCAGAGCTGCGCAGGCCTCACTGGGGAGCCTTGTCTTATCCTGAGAGTACTGGGACACCAGTACTGCCAGTACTGCCCGAAGGGCTTCAGGAAGAAGTTGCCCAGCCTGAGCCTGACTGTGTCCCTCCTCAGAAGTGTGCACATCCCCCATGCTGCCCTGGCTGGTGAGGCTGCCGCTGCTGAAGGAGCCTCGGGGCAGCTCCCTCACCTGTCCCTCCAGTAGTGATAGCCATGGTGCCCCACAACGTCCTCCACTGCAGCCAGAATGTGGTCAAAAGTCTAGAaggggggtgggtagggggaCCGGATCAGGACTCTGCTCAAAataggagaagggagagagggacaggCGGAGGGATGGGGTTCTGGTACCCACGTGCTCATGCAGCTCCTGGTTCAGGGTAGGTTTGTGATGCTCACTCCTCTTCACCTTCAGCCACTTGACCAGTGGCTTGATGGTCAGGCCCTACGGACAGGCAGCCAGTGAGCCCTGCCCTGTCCAGTTCCCTGCTGCCTTTCCCTCCTCATAGTTAGGCTTCAGCTTCTGTATCCCCACCTCACTGCACTCAAGGTCTGGGAAGTCAGGCCCCCCTGCCTCCCACAAGAGGAAGAGGAGCCCCTCTCCCATAGGCTCTAAGCCTCCCCCAGGGCCTGCCAGACCCTCTCCCCATCCAGCCTCGTGGGCGCTCCCACCTGCACGATGACTGTGAAGAAGACCACCACAATAGTGGTGGCTACAAAGTAGTCCTTGGCAGGGATCTTGGTCCTGTCCAGGAGGATGACGAGAGCGAAGGCCACAGCCCCCCGCAGGCCCCCATAGGACATCACCACCTGGTCAATCTTGTCCAGAGGGACCAGCCGGAACTGATTCAACACCCACGTCTGCAGGACTACgcctgcagcaggagggaggccagTGGGAGCAGGGTGTTGGAGGGCACgcctgcagcaggagggaggccagTGGGAGCAGGGTGTTGGAGGGCACGCCTacagcaggagggaggccagTGGGAGCAGGGTGTTGGAGGGCACgcctgcagcaggagggaggccagTGGGAGCAGGGTGTTGGAGGGCACgcctgcagcaggagggaggccagTGGGAGCAGGGTGTTGGAGGGCACgcctgcagcaggagggaggccagTGGGAGCAGGGTGTTGGAGGGCACGCCTGCAGCAGGAGTGGAGGGCACTGGGCATGGATGGCACCAAGTATCTGGGCTAAGGTCTGACAAGGGCTGGGAGGGGTGAGCAATAAGGGGAGGCTTAGAAattgttgacaaggatgtggactCAGACTGGGAGATGAgctgggagggtgggcaggaaggagggtgggaaagCAGAGGGTGCCGGCAATACCGAGGGCTCGGAAGAACAGGATGAAGAAGAGGGTGCCCAGCACCAGCCCAGAGTCCCAGGCCCACTTGGAAGAGTCCACGGCCGAGATGCCAAGCAGCATGAAGATGATGGTCTCAGCGCAGCTGGCTAGAGTCTTCATTGTGTACTTGACAGCTGTGCGGGACTTATGGGAGATGTTGGCCTCCACGTACTTCTTACAGCCCAGGCCACACATAGTCACCCTGGGAGAGGAATGGAGAGTCAGGGCGAGTGAGGAggggccacaggaagcacagccCTTGGGGTTTGAGCATGCACAGGAGAGGGTGTTGCCCATCACAGGATGTCAGATTCTCAGAGCCAAAGCCCAGGGAGGCCTGGAGACCATCCAAGGGTAGGTAGTGGTGGTCCTGGGATAAACGGGTCCGAATCTCCAGGCTTCCCTCTCGGTGCCTTCTGgagggggaaggtgggagagacATGCTCTGACTAGCGCACTGTGTGAGGCACCTTTTAGAGTTCTGTGGCCACCAGAGCCAGTAGCACCAGGCCTCAAAGTCCACTTCCAGCTCAGCCTACACCCCAGAGAGCACTTTAAGCAGAGGAATTTTGGGTTCTGGGGTGCCCAGGACAGCCCTAGAGGCAGGTCCTGGAATGTTACCTGAGGCTTAGTATCTCCCCAGGGGAGTCTGAAGCTCCCACTCCCACAAGGGCTCAGGGAGACCTATGGACTCCTCCGGGTCCTGCTTCTGTCCATGTGAGGGCGACCATCTCCAGTGCCCCCTCCCAGCTGCCTGCCTGCAAGGCCCCCAGGACTCACGCAAGAATGGCGGAGAGCGAGGCCATTTCAGCAGTAAGGTAGGCTGCGTAGGCGAGGAGGAAGACCAGCAGAGGCTCGATGATGCGGACCCGCTTGGTGAAGCGTGTGGTCAGGGCCAGGAGGAAGGCAAAGACTAAGCCCACGGCTGCCCCGCCCAGACTGACCACAAacaaggaggctgggggaggagtgGGTTGTCAGCATGACCCCTGGCCCGGACCCCACCAGGGCTGACAAGACTGCTGCCTGGCAGGGAGTGGAGGATGATGCCCACTGTGCATGCCCACTGTGCTCCCCAGGGGTCAGGGTCCCAGAGCTAGGATTCCAGGAAAGGCCCTCCTTCTCAGGTTCTCAGGGCCCTATTTCTCCATACATGAGGGAAGGGAATGAGGCAACCCGAGCAGCGTCCTCTGTCCTGAcacggtggggggcaggggctcaGCAACCCAGGGGAGGCAGACCTCCAGTGCCCgccaagagggaggaaatacTGACCGACTCCCTTCAGGTAGTCAGTGGCCTGCACGTTGGCAGAGCCCATCTCCACAAAAGAGTTGCAGACCTTGTACAGCACCTAAGCGAGAAGAGGAGCATCAGGAGCGGCGGGGGGAGGTGGCAGCCTGGACTGCGTGGAGACGGCGAGGCAGGGCCGGGGGAGGAGTGGGGCCTGGTCAGAGCATGGCAGCCTGGGGTCAAGGAACGGCAGCGAGCCGAGCGCTCTCACCACAGTAACTGCATCGTTGAGCAGGGACTCGCCGAAGACGATGATAAAGAGGGTCTCGTTGACGTGCACCTCCTCAAAGACAGCCAACACGGCCACGGGGTCCACTGCTGAGATGAGGCTCCCGAACAGCAGGAAGTCCAGCAAGCCAGCCTGCACTCTAGGGGCTTTCAAGGGACAGATGAGGGACAGCAAGTGGTGAGGTACTGAACTGCCTACAGCAGTCCCTGTGACAAGCCCAGACTCCAGCCCCACTGTTAAAACAAGTAGCCCCAGAGAGGACCTGGGACGGTGAAGAGAGCGTCGGCCTGCAGGTCAGGAGACCTTAGGTCTTGAGCCTAAGGCCTGCCTttgccacttaccagctctgtgatGTTGGCACTGTCATTGTCACATGACTTCTCATAGGCCATGCCTCCTCATGTGCCTGCCTAACAGTACTGCTGCAAAAATCACGCAGGAGATGGCTACGAGAGCTCTATGTAACCTGGAAAGCTAAGGTGGCACTGACAGTAAGAACTGCAGCAACAGTAATAATAACCACCAGCAGGTGGAAATTGGCTGCTGACTGGCTTTATTCGGGAGAAGAACGAAAGAGAGTGCTTTCTCCCACACCGGTGGTTCTCAGCCTAAGGAATTCGACACGTCTGAATTATCAACATTCAGGGTTGAATGGATTTGGGGGCCAGGGAATGAGGAAGAAGGGAGCAGGACAGGGCAGCCTGAAGGCAAAGAGCCTCAGGAAAACAGACTTCTCCTGCTCACTTTGGACCTGATACCGAATGAGTTTAAgggcctctatttcctcatccaTTAAAGTGGGACAAATTATAACCCCAGCAAGGTTGCTATGAAGAGCCAGTGGGATGAGTAAAGAGAGAACACCCAGTGTAGTGTCTTGCATTCTGTGGatgtataatatgtatttattaaaaataataataaaaacagaaaaccaccCTGATGTGACCTGGGCAGAGCCCTCACAGGAAAGGTGAGCTGTGCCTCAGGGGAGCCAGGCTGGCAAGTGGCAGTATGGTATCAGGGCAGGAGGCAGCCAGAGTCCCAGCCTTGGCAGCCCACACACAGCTGGGAGCCAGGCCCCTACTCAGCTGTCATCTGCAGAAGCCCAGACTCATCTGGCAGGGACCTAAATGAAGGCTGAAGGCCCATCTGGAGCATTGCCTCACACTCCAGTTGGGAGGGACCTAAGATGGAGCTCTCAGGGCATGGCTGTCATCAACACAGGATCTTCAGAGCTGGAGGAGAAGGGAGTTGGGTGATGAGGCTGGCATAGCCTCCCGCTACCAGTCCAGGTCTTAAGGTCACTCACCCACAAGTCCAGCCTGCTGCAGGCCCCAGAGGGCAGCACCTGTCGTGAAGGCATTCCAGAGTGTGCCCACCACAGCGTAGGTGAGGATGGCGCCCAGGTTGTCAAAGAATAGCCGGCTAGGCATGAAATAGCCCGAGTCCAGCACGATAGGAGgcaacaggaagaggaagaaggtgcCTGGCTCCAGCTGGTATTCAGCTTTCTTGGCCACAGCCAAGACAATGCCCCCCAGCACCAGTCCCAGCAATATCAGCAGGCAGCTCTCAGGGACCAGAGACGTCACCTTCCGAGACAAGTGAAACACTACAATGCAAGAAGAGGGCAAGAGGTATCAGCTTATGggatgcgcgcgcgcgcgcacacacacacacacacacacacacacacacacacacacacacacacacacacacacacacacacacacacacacacacacacacacacacacacacacacacacacacacacacacacacacacacacacacacacacacacacacacacggtggcCTATAACCTCCCAGTCTTAGAAGTTTATTCAAGGTCAAGACCCCTGACACTGGGACCAAGGAAGAAGAAACATTCAGGACTGCTAGAATCTCCAGCCTCCAGGGCTTCAAATCCCCCACTGCAGCCGAAGTTGTCTGTTTCTTGGTGCTCCTGTCATGGTAACCTAGACCTTTGCTTACATTTTCCACCTCTGGAAATGCCCCCTCTCTACCCTCATCCTTGAAGGACCTCACCTTTCTCTGATCTCCCTTATCCATTGCCATTATTTGAATCTCAGCAAATACTAGGTATATTTTTATGCATAACTCAGCTGTAAAAATCAGGAcctctggagtcaggctgcctgggtttaaaGCCTAGCTCTTCCATTtactagttctgtgaccttggagcAAATAACTTCACCTCTTTGactttcagttttcccatcagtaaaatggggataaaaacagTAATgatctcataggattgttgtgaggtttaagTAAGGCAGTCTACTCAAAAGCACTTAGCCCAGTGGTTTACAGTAAGCACTctataaatgttacctattattatattattgtgcCCTGCCTCTCGAGCTAGACCATAATGCATAACATACCTCCTAGGAGCACTGTAGACCTCCTAGCCCAATGTGCTTTTCATTATATAGGCTCACTAAGGACTCAGTAGTTTAAAAAGCATTAAGTTTAGCAGTCAGAGATCCAGTTCTTCTTCTGGCTCCATTCCTTCCTAattgtgtgatctcaggcaaattatttaatttacctGAATTTCAATTTCTTCTCCTGTAATATGGGAAAAGATGCCCATCACACAGGGTGAGGATAAAATGATATAGTGTGAATTTTCCTAGCAGAATGTCAGACACATAATAGGATCTCAGCAAATGTTAATTCAATATGACTCTGGGAGAAAATAATGACAGATCTGTCCCTAGGAAAGAAGAGGAGGTTTTCTAGCGCTATTGCCACTCCTACCTTTGCCTCCTAATATAAACTGTTTTGGCTTTCCCTTGGGACCTGAGACCAGATGAGCACCTCTCCCCAGACAATCCCTAGAGTGGTGGGTAGTGAGGGAAGCCTCTGCGTTAGGCTGTGTGAGACCCAATGCCAAGACAGTGCCCTTTGGAAGCTGTACCCAGAGAGCCtagggcagtgcctggcacatggtgggatctacataaatatttggtgaataaaaggaaaaaaaaaaatctcctggtaATGAAGCTGGGGGAAGGTATCTCTGAACATTCTACccatctcccctgcccccattcccaaggattttgttttgttttgttttgtttgatgagAAAAAGGCTCTCTTCTACCTCCATAGGAGATGTCATCCAAGCTAGAAAAAGCACTATGATTTATGGGGGAAGCTACAGTCATTGCTGTAAACCCTAAATAAGACAGGAACTCTCCAACTGGCAGACTTCTCAGCAAACCCAATTCTTGGCTCCCAAATCTGAGGCTCCTCCCACCTTGCTCTCATTGCTGCCAGGCCCTAAGGTGAGCTCAGCCATAGCTCTTCCCACACTCATCCCTACCTTTggtccccctttcctctccttcagggACTTTATTCCATCCTTATCTCCAGAGCATGTATTAATCCCAGTAAAAACCCTTCACAAAAGCTGTTCTCTGACAGCACTAGGCTCCCTGAGGGCATTTCAAGCCCCATTTTCCATTATTAATGGGCTGCCACAGCAGAGTGGAGAGTTCTTCTGTTcctgcccagcccccacccccagctgtgtccctggggggagaagggggcaAATCCTAGACTGTGTGATTCCTACATGAAGACTGTATTGGTGAGACTGGAGTACAGGCTGTGCCTGCATAGATGGGGAGTGAGTAGCAACGGCTCAGCTATAATTAGTCACCCCCACAGCAGAGCCTGCACaacagggagagggaggagggtctgtggtgggaggagggacCACTGGCTGCTCagaagtggggaggaaggggcagaggcaAGGAAAAGCAGCTCTATTCAAGGAAAGGAGTCTGAAGCACAACCTTTATTGTGCAGACTGAAGGAGACTGGATGTATGAAAGCATCTAGTGCAGGCAGTGCAGAGTATAAAGCCCCAATAAATGGAAGTTTCTTATATCCTGAGGTGGGAAGAAGGTAGACCTGAATTGGGGCGGGGGGCACAGCTAGGCACAAGAAGGGGGCACCTTTAGGGGAGCAGAGGGGGGATAGAGGAAAAGTGGCAGTTTAGTATCCCAAGAGAATGGACACTTGGCAGTGGCCTCCAGGGAAGGCTGCTTCCTCAGAACCAGGATGCCTGGGTTTGTAGGAGAACACCATCCCCTCAGTGTCCCCACACGTCTTCACTGCTGACAGAAGCTTTTAGGAGGCTGGGGATTGGTGGAGGAGAGCCCAGATCAAAGCGCTTACttcaaggagaagagaggaaagggcaaAGGAATCTAgggatggggctggagagagCTGGGGCAGCCCTTTGAGAAGGCAAATCCTCAGGGCTCCCACtcgaggagaaggggaggagggagatcaACAAGAGGAGGCGCAGAAACAATGTGAGAGCCTGGATTTGTGGAATCGGAAGCTAGGTCGGGGCACTCTGCAAGAAGCCGGCCCGGATCTGGGGACTAGGGGTTGGGGGCGGGTCCAATGACGGCCGCCGGCCCtggcgcacgcacacacgcactcACCGATTTTAGCCAGGCTGGCCACCAGGATCCAGAGGGCTACCAGGTAGGGCGCCTCCACCTCGTGCCACTGCCAGCGGAAGAGCGCCAACCCTGGGGGAGGCTCACCCGGCGACCCCGGCTCCTGGGTGGGCTCTTCGGTTGCTCCCGCCCCCGCCAGGGGCAGCCAGAGCAGCGGCAGTGCGGCGCGCAGCATCCTGCCGCCTGCCTAGCAGCCCTCCCGGCACCGCACGGCCGCCGGCCCcgcgtcgccgccgccgccgccgccgccgccgcctacCGGCCGCCCCCGCGTCACAGGCACGTGGGGCCCGCTCCCCCCAATCCCGGCTCCGATACCCCCAAGCCAGGTCCGGACTCCGAGACCCTGCCCCGGGCGTCCGTGAGTGCGGACGCCTGCCCTCCGCTCTAAACCAGTCCCGACTCTGGAAATTCCCCAGTGCAGCCCTTCCCCAAGTCCTGCAACCTATTCCTTCAAGCGCGCTCCCCCAAACTCTCCCAAAACCTCCCCCGACCCGGATTCAGAGCTGTGAGCGGCCACAGCCCTCCAGGGGCACCTCTGCATTCCACCAGCCGGTGGCGACTGTGGCGACGGCCAGCCGCTGGAGTGACCGGGGTCTGCCGGGGGGCGGGGTCCAGGCGGGAGGAGCGCGGCCCCGCCACCGAGAGTGAGTGCTGTCAGCAGCCAGCAGCCGGTCCCCGATACCGAGGCCGCGGGCTCCGGCGCTGCCGGGTGCAGACTGGAGGGGCCCCCTTCGGGTCCCCGCCCAGACCAGAGCTGCGCACGCGCACTGGGCCCGTTTTAGAAAGCCGTGAGGGACAACTGTCCCCATCGTCCCCAGAAATCCCAAGGCCCAGATTGGACCCAGCTCATTCCAGGCTGAATAGGAGGTTGTTCCTCTTCATTTACCAAACCGAGGGACAGCCGGCCTCCCTTTCCCTTAAACTACAGTGAACGCTTCTCACCTTTTCCATGAGACAATGAAGGAAACGTATCTTCTTCCCTAAACTATGGAAACCACAGTCTATCGATTCCCTTCAAACTAAGAGGGATCCACCCAACCTCTTCCCCAAACCTGAGGGGGCATTCGGCTTATCTTGCCCCAAACTGAAAAGGACCGTTTCCACTTTTCATTCAAGCTGAAGGGCAACCCATCCCCGTCTTCCCTAAAATTGAGGGTAACGTTCTACCTCGCCGCCAAACTGAGTCATCCCATTCTTTTCCCAGAATTAGGGGCACCCTTACCTCTTTTTCCTCCAACTAAAGGTAAATGATCCCACCTCTTCCTTCGAATTGAGTGTA harbors:
- the SLC9A5 gene encoding sodium/hydrogen exchanger 5 isoform X4, whose protein sequence is MPSRLFFDNLGAILTYAVVGTLWNAFTTGAALWGLQQAGLVAPRVQAGLLDFLLFGSLISAVDPVAVLAVFEEVHVNETLFIIVFGESLLNDAVTVVLYKVCNSFVEMGSANVQATDYLKGVASLFVVSLGGAAVGLVFAFLLALTTRFTKRVRIIEPLLVFLLAYAAYLTAEMASLSAILAVTMCGLGCKKYVEANISHKSRTAVKYTMKTLASCAETIIFMLLGISAVDSSKWAWDSGLVLGTLFFILFFRALGVVLQTWVLNQFRLVPLDKIDQVVMSYGGLRGAVAFALVILLDRTKIPAKDYFVATTIVVVFFTVIVQGLTIKPLVKWLKVKRSEHHKPTLNQELHEHTFDHILAAVEDVVGHHGYHYWRDRWEQFDKKYLSQLLMRRSAYRIRDQIWDVYYRLNIRDAISFVDQGGHVLSSTGLTLPSMPSRNSVAETSVTNLLRESGSGACLDLQVIDTVRSGRDREDAVMHHLLCGGLYKPRYRYKASCSRHFISEDAQERQDKEVFQQNMKRRLESFKSTKHNICFTKSKPRPRKAGRKKKDGMANTEATNGKPPRDLGFQDTAAVILTVESEEEEDSDSSETEKEDDEGIIFVARATSEVLQEGKVSGSLEVCPSPRIIPPSPTCAEKELPWKSGQGDLAVYVSSETTKIVPVDMQTGWNQSISSLESLASPPCTQAPPMTRLPPRSLVTEEPQAPLNLPSDLRPSFAFPTSLAKAGRSHSESSADIPQQQELQPLMGHEDHTHLSPGTANSHWCIQFNRGGRL
- the SLC9A5 gene encoding sodium/hydrogen exchanger 5 isoform X1 — translated: MGTVVPHGFLKRAQCACAALVWAGTRRGPLQSAPGSAGARGLGIGDRLLAADSTHSRWRGRAPPAWTPPPGRPRSLQRLAVATVATGWWNAEVTSLVPESCLLILLGLVLGGIVLAVAKKAEYQLEPGTFFLFLLPPIVLDSGYFMPSRLFFDNLGAILTYAVVGTLWNAFTTGAALWGLQQAGLVAPRVQAGLLDFLLFGSLISAVDPVAVLAVFEEVHVNETLFIIVFGESLLNDAVTVVLYKVCNSFVEMGSANVQATDYLKGVASLFVVSLGGAAVGLVFAFLLALTTRFTKRVRIIEPLLVFLLAYAAYLTAEMASLSAILAVTMCGLGCKKYVEANISHKSRTAVKYTMKTLASCAETIIFMLLGISAVDSSKWAWDSGLVLGTLFFILFFRALGVVLQTWVLNQFRLVPLDKIDQVVMSYGGLRGAVAFALVILLDRTKIPAKDYFVATTIVVVFFTVIVQGLTIKPLVKWLKVKRSEHHKPTLNQELHEHTFDHILAAVEDVVGHHGYHYWRDRWEQFDKKYLSQLLMRRSAYRIRDQIWDVYYRLNIRDAISFVDQGGHVLSSTGLTLPSMPSRNSVAETSVTNLLRESGSGACLDLQVIDTVRSGRDREDAVMHHLLCGGLYKPRYRYKASCSRHFISEDAQERQDKEVFQQNMKRRLESFKSTKHNICFTKSKPRPRKAGRKKKDGMANTEATNGKPPRDLGFQDTAAVILTVESEEEEDSDSSETEKEDDEGIIFVARATSEVLQEGKVSGSLEVCPSPRIIPPSPTCAEKELPWKSGQGDLAVYVSSETTKIVPVDMQTGWNQSISSLESLASPPCTQAPPMTRLPPRSLVTEEPQAPLNLPSDLRPSFAFPTSLAKAGRSHSESSADIPQQQELQPLMGHEDHTHLSPGTANSHWCIQFNRGGRL
- the SLC9A5 gene encoding sodium/hydrogen exchanger 5 isoform X5; translation: MASLSAILAVTMCGLGCKKYVEANISHKSRTAVKYTMKTLASCAETIIFMLLGISAVDSSKWAWDSGLVLGTLFFILFFRALGVVLQTWVLNQFRLVPLDKIDQVVMSYGGLRGAVAFALVILLDRTKIPAKDYFVATTIVVVFFTVIVQGLTIKPLVKWLKVKRSEHHKPTLNQELHEHTFDHILAAVEDVVGHHGYHYWRDRWEQFDKKYLSQLLMRRSAYRIRDQIWDVYYRLNIRDAISFVDQGGHVLSSTGLTLPSMPSRNSVAETSVTNLLRESGSGACLDLQVIDTVRSGRDREDAVMHHLLCGGLYKPRYRYKASCSRHFISEDAQERQDKEVFQQNMKRRLESFKSTKHNICFTKSKPRPRKAGRKKKDGMANTEATNGKPPRDLGFQDTAAVILTVESEEEEDSDSSETEKEDDEGIIFVARATSEVLQEGKVSGSLEVCPSPRIIPPSPTCAEKELPWKSGQGDLAVYVSSETTKIVPVDMQTGWNQSISSLESLASPPCTQAPPMTRLPPRSLVTEEPQAPLNLPSDLRPSFAFPTSLAKAGRSHSESSADIPQQQELQPLMGHEDHTHLSPGTANSHWCIQFNRGGRL